The Inediibacterium massiliense genome includes the window TAGAAAGGATATGCAAATTATTTTTCAAAATAGTGCAGGAGTATTTGATCCATCTTATACAATTGGAGAGAGTTTAAAAGAGATTCTAAAAAATTATTTCCATATGTCTAAAAAAGAAAGTCAATGGAAAGTAGAAGAAATGCTTTGTGCTGTGGGATTGAATCAAACTTATGTACATCGGTATATCAATGAATTAAGTGGGGGACAAAAACAAAGAGCTAATATTGCACGAGCTTTAATGATTCATCCTGAATTTGTAGTGTGTGATGAGCCTGTATCAAGTTTAGATTATTCTCTTAGAAAACAAATATTAAACTTGCTCAATGATATGAAGGATTGTTTCAATACTACCTATTTATTTATAACCCATGATTTATCCAATGTATCATATATAAGCGATTGTGTGGCAATTATGTATAAAGGAAGTATTGTAGAGTATATAGATTGGACAAATAATATGGATAAGTCTATAAGACACCCATATACAAGACTATTATTCCATTCTATACCTGTAAAAGACCCTTTGCATAGAAAAAGAAGGCAATTACCTATTATATTGGAAGATGTAGAAAATATATTGCATGAAAGAGGCTGTAAGTTTTATGGAAGATGTCCATACAAAACAGATCAGTGTAAAATGGAGCAGCCAGTTTTAAAAGAGTTTGAAAAAGGACATAAAATTGCTTGTCATAATATGGAATATATATAAGAGTAAGTTGAAGTAAGCGTAGATATTTCCTAAAAAAATATGAGAGGAGATAAGATATGAGAAAAAAACAATGGGTTAAAAAATTAGCTTTAGGAGTAATATCTTTAATGATGATTGCTACAGTAGGGTGCACATCTATGCAAAATGTAAGTTCAAGTAATACTCCTAATGAAGATAAAACTATAACCATACTAGAAAGCAGGGCGCTAAATCCTGACGTAGGAGAAGCACATACTGGATCAGCTGCAATTTCTTTATATGAAGCTATTTATGAACCTTTGATAAAGTATGGAGAAAAAGGAAAATATGAACCTGCTCTTGCGCAAAGATGGGAAATGAGTGAAGATGGTAAATCCTATACTTTTTATTTGAGAAAAGATGTTAAATTTTCTGATGGAGCAGATTTTAATGCAGATAGTGTTATTTTAAGTGCCAAAAGATGGGATCCTCATAGCTTTTCTTCGCCTATGACTGGGATTGAAAAGATAGATGATTATACTATTCGAATTAGTTTTGAGAAAAAGAGCTATCCATGTTTGACAGAATTTACTTATCCTAGACCTTATCGTATCTCTAGTCCAAATGCTTATGATGATAAAACTGGAAAATTTAAAGGGATGATTGGAACAGGTCAATGGATGATTGAAAGTTATAAGTCTAATCAAGAAGTAGTATTGGTGCCAAATCCTTATTATTATGGAGAAAAGCCTAAAGTAGAAAAGCTTGTTTTAAAAGAAGTACCTGATGGGCAATCTCGTCTTATGGCACTTCAAAGTGGAGAAGCTGATATTTCTATAGCTTCTATACCTACTGAAAATTATCAAGTAGTTAGGGATGATAAAAATCTAGATATTTTTGAAAAAGAGGGAACTATGGGATTTTACTTAATTATGAATTATGAAAATCCTATTTTTCAAGATATAAATGTTAGAAAAGCTTTGAATTATGGAATTGATAAAAAAAGTATAGGAAATGACCTTTTAAATGGAGAAGGAACAGAGGCGAAAGGACTTTTGCCACAAACAGTTCCTTATGTAACG containing:
- a CDS encoding oligopeptide/dipeptide ABC transporter ATP-binding protein — translated: MSALIEINKVTKYYPKKRSFLKKENQICAVDDVSLKIEKGRTLALIGESGSGKTTLGKMIVGLEKPTGGQICFKKKDITQLSLKEMKPIRKDMQIIFQNSAGVFDPSYTIGESLKEILKNYFHMSKKESQWKVEEMLCAVGLNQTYVHRYINELSGGQKQRANIARALMIHPEFVVCDEPVSSLDYSLRKQILNLLNDMKDCFNTTYLFITHDLSNVSYISDCVAIMYKGSIVEYIDWTNNMDKSIRHPYTRLLFHSIPVKDPLHRKRRQLPIILEDVENILHERGCKFYGRCPYKTDQCKMEQPVLKEFEKGHKIACHNMEYI
- a CDS encoding nickel ABC transporter substrate-binding protein, with the protein product MRKKQWVKKLALGVISLMMIATVGCTSMQNVSSSNTPNEDKTITILESRALNPDVGEAHTGSAAISLYEAIYEPLIKYGEKGKYEPALAQRWEMSEDGKSYTFYLRKDVKFSDGADFNADSVILSAKRWDPHSFSSPMTGIEKIDDYTIRISFEKKSYPCLTEFTYPRPYRISSPNAYDDKTGKFKGMIGTGQWMIESYKSNQEVVLVPNPYYYGEKPKVEKLVLKEVPDGQSRLMALQSGEADISIASIPTENYQVVRDDKNLDIFEKEGTMGFYLIMNYENPIFQDINVRKALNYGIDKKSIGNDLLNGEGTEAKGLLPQTVPYVTNQNSKGYPFDTKKAAELLASSGYKDTDKDGILEKDGKKLSIRLVFQTEEYASWKSLCEYLQSAYAKIGIEVKPVLLESAAYYDAIWKTRDYDLIIYRTYEDSWNPHGFLRSLFYQSKGEKSVCWYDEDLNKNLDQVITIMDEKERQKKYDEIFKYIEESAVTVPLYYPKVQYVYNKRLKNIIAAPTSYEAIEWQLIEKK